A region from the bacterium genome encodes:
- the hpnH gene encoding adenosyl-hopene transferase HpnH, with product MRFPLGQTISIANYIRRMKGQGKKRFPLVLMLEPLFACDLTCSGCGRIREYKEHASKMLTLEQCLAAVDDCGAQVVSICGGEPLLYPRIKELVEETLGRGRVVYLCTNGQSLEKKLPLLKPHKRFNINVHLDGLAATHDAVVERKGAFDKAVAGIVAAKKAGFSVCTNTTIYRQTDAGEIEALIDFLEGLSIDGMLISPGFDYSDVEDQSVFLTRSAIKEKFSILRRAGRGRKIWSTPLFLDFLAGKRDFECTPWGNVTYNYCGWKAPCYLITDGHHSTFEGFMKDVDWGKYGPGRDPRCKNCMCHCGFEPTVALTTTSNIRDALTMARWTIF from the coding sequence ATGAGATTCCCGCTGGGACAGACCATTTCGATCGCCAACTATATCAGGCGCATGAAGGGCCAGGGGAAGAAGCGCTTCCCCCTGGTGCTCATGCTGGAGCCGCTGTTCGCGTGCGATCTGACATGCTCCGGCTGCGGCCGCATACGCGAGTACAAGGAGCACGCCTCAAAGATGCTCACGCTAGAGCAGTGCCTTGCGGCCGTGGACGATTGCGGGGCACAGGTGGTCTCCATCTGCGGCGGCGAGCCGCTGCTGTATCCCAGGATAAAGGAGCTCGTCGAGGAAACGCTCGGCCGCGGCCGGGTGGTCTATCTGTGCACCAACGGCCAGTCGCTGGAGAAGAAGCTCCCCCTGCTCAAGCCGCACAAGCGTTTCAACATAAACGTGCACCTGGACGGGCTCGCCGCGACGCACGACGCGGTGGTCGAGCGGAAGGGGGCCTTCGACAAGGCGGTGGCCGGGATCGTCGCCGCGAAGAAGGCCGGCTTCTCAGTCTGCACGAACACCACGATCTACAGACAGACGGACGCGGGCGAGATCGAGGCTCTGATCGATTTCCTGGAGGGGCTCTCCATCGACGGCATGCTCATCTCCCCCGGGTTCGATTACTCGGACGTCGAAGACCAGTCCGTGTTCCTCACGCGCTCCGCCATAAAGGAGAAGTTCAGCATCCTCAGGCGCGCCGGACGCGGCAGGAAGATATGGTCCACCCCGCTGTTCCTCGACTTCCTGGCGGGGAAACGCGACTTCGAATGCACGCCGTGGGGCAACGTGACATACAACTACTGCGGCTGGAAGGCGCCCTGCTACCTCATCACCGACGGCCACCACAGCACCTTCGAAGGCTTCATGAAGGACGTGGACTGGGGGAAATACGGCCCAGGCCGCGACCCGCGATGCAAAAACTGCATGTGCCACTGCGGCTTCGAGCCGACCGTGGCGCTCACCACCACATCAAACATCCGCGACGCGCTTACCATGGCCCGCTGGACCATCTTCTGA